GTGATCGTATACATGGCCGCCGTGATCGGTTTTTCAGGCGGCAACATATTCTATGATTCCCTCCTTCCCTTTGTCGCTTCTGAAAGAAAGAGGGACTTTGTCTCCGCCCTGGGCTTTGCCTTCGGTTACCTGGGAGGCGGGATCCTTTTTGCGCTGAACGTTCTGATGACGCTGTATCCGGAATTCTTCGGGCTTGCCGGAAGGGCCGAGGCGGTGAAGCTGTCCTTCGTGACCGTCGGCCTGTGGTGGATCATCTTTTCCATACCGGTCCTGGTGGTGGTGAAGGAACCGGGGCGGAACGGGGAAGGGCGGCTCGGCGATGCCGTGCTATCGGGACTGCTGCAGTTGCGGAACACCTTCAGGGAGATACGCCATCTCAGGGTTATCCTCATTTTCCTTGGGGCATACTGGTTCTACATGGACGGTGTGGATACCATCATCAGGATGGCCGTCGATTACGGCCTCTCCATCGGTTTTGATGCCGGGGAACTTGTCATGGCGTTGCTCATCACGCAGTTCGTCGGTTTTCCCTCGGCCATCCTCTTCGGATACCTGGGCGGGAGGATCGGGACGAAACGGGCCATATTCATCGCCCTTGCCGTGTACCTTTTTGTCACTCTCTGGGGGGCCTGCATCCGTGATACCCATGAATTCTACATTCTTGCCGTCGTGGTCGGCCTGGTCCAGGGCGGTGTCCAGGCCCTGAGCCGCTCACTCTATTCGAGGATCATTCCCATTGACAAGTCGGCCGAGTATTTCGGTTTCTTTAATATGGTGGGCAAGTTTTCGGTCGTTTTCGGCCCCTTGCTGATCGGGGCCGCGGGGCTTATGGCACGGGAAGCTGGATTCAGCGCACAGGCGGCCTCGAGGATCGGCATATCGTCTGTTTCCCTCCTCTTTGTGGCTGGCGGCATCCTGTTCTTTTTCGTTGATGAAGAAAGAGGGAGGTCTGAAGCGCGATACCTGGCGGGCGGACGATGACTTCCCCGTCGTCTTCCGAACCATGCTGTTCTTTTCCTGAGGTGAAAGTGAGAAAGGAGTTGCCGTGATGACGGAATATGAGGAACTTGACGCGACATTCAAAAAGATGCTGATGGACACTATGCGTGACCGGGCGCCCTTCTGGTCGCTCCTGGGAATGGAACTTACCGACGCCCGGAAGGGATGGGCCACGGTGCGCCTTCCCTTCGCGGAGAAACTTCTGCAGCCCCTCGGCGTTGCCCACGGGGGGGCAATATTTTCCGCCGCCGATTCCGCCGTCGCCATGGCCCTGCTCGGTCTGGTGGAGCGGGATGAGGTCATCACGACGGTGGAAA
This Deltaproteobacteria bacterium DNA region includes the following protein-coding sequences:
- a CDS encoding MFS transporter, producing the protein MGEQQAAARPDSRKEIVSWAFYDWANSAFATTVMAGFFPIFFKTFCCNGGDAVTSTARLGVANSLSGIIVALSAPLLGAIADRGGMKKKFLAFFIFMGALMTSALYLLSAGEWLFAVIVYMAAVIGFSGGNIFYDSLLPFVASERKRDFVSALGFAFGYLGGGILFALNVLMTLYPEFFGLAGRAEAVKLSFVTVGLWWIIFSIPVLVVVKEPGRNGEGRLGDAVLSGLLQLRNTFREIRHLRVILIFLGAYWFYMDGVDTIIRMAVDYGLSIGFDAGELVMALLITQFVGFPSAILFGYLGGRIGTKRAIFIALAVYLFVTLWGACIRDTHEFYILAVVVGLVQGGVQALSRSLYSRIIPIDKSAEYFGFFNMVGKFSVVFGPLLIGAAGLMAREAGFSAQAASRIGISSVSLLFVAGGILFFFVDEERGRSEARYLAGGR
- a CDS encoding PaaI family thioesterase, translating into MTEYEELDATFKKMLMDTMRDRAPFWSLLGMELTDARKGWATVRLPFAEKLLQPLGVAHGGAIFSAADSAVAMALLGLVERDEVITTVEMKINYLMPFSGGEITAEAVIVHKGSRTALGDVTVRNGQGAMIAKAVATYMIIRNDKAPRW